In Shewanella sp. GD04112, the sequence CCCCGCAGCGCCTTTAGCCAAACCGTTATGCTGATTGGTTGCCTACTGTTGATCAATCAGCTGGTCTCCTATGTCACTGTGGCTGTGTATGTGTTAAAGCCCAGTTATCAACAAATTAACCAGTTAATTGCCCGTCAAATCAATTTGTTATTTGTCGATGGTATCGATATCGGCCGCGAACACTTAACCATAGTCGATGCGCTCAATGCCAAAGTCCGTGACGATGGCATGAAGGTCTACAACCAACAACAGGCCCGAGAGGCGGGAATCGAACAGGCCACCTACTACGGTTTTTGGTCATCGCAGATGTCGGAATACCTAGGTGGCGATGCTGAAGTTCGCGTCACCCACGGCACGGTATTACAAATTTGGATCCGCCCGCCGCAGGCGCCTTCGGTGTGGATTAAAGTGCCACTCATAGGGCAAAACGTTTCCGACCTGTCACCACTCACTTTGTACTTAATGGTGATCGGTGCACTCAGTGTCGCCGGTGGATGGTGGTTTGCCCGCCAGCAAAACAGGCCACTCAGACGCTTACAAAAGGCCGCAATAGCAGTTTCCCGCGGTGAGTTTCCCGAGCCCTTGCCGCTTAAAGGCTCCAGCGAACTGGTCGAAGTGACCAATGCCTTTAACCAGATGTCCCACAGCATGAAACAGCTAGAACAGGACAGAGCCCTGTTGATGGCGGGAATTTCCCACGATTTACGCACGCCACTGACGCGCATTCGTCTCGCCTCCGAGATGATGGTCGAAGAAGATCAATATCTTAAAGACGGCATCGTCAACGATATCGAAGATATGGACGCCATTATCAGCCAGTTTATTGCCTATATTCGCCAAGATCAGGAGGCGAGCCGCGAGCCCGGGCAAATCAATAAACTGATCCAAGATATTGCGCAGGCCGAAGCCAACCGCGACGGTGAAATTGAAGTCGTACTGAGCGATTGCCCCGAGACTCTGTTCCAAGGGCTGGCGATTAAGCGAGTGCTCAGCAATCTGGTCGAAAATGCC encodes:
- the envZ gene encoding two-component system sensor histidine kinase EnvZ; the protein is MKPKFWWRFLPRSAFSQTVMLIGCLLLINQLVSYVTVAVYVLKPSYQQINQLIARQINLLFVDGIDIGREHLTIVDALNAKVRDDGMKVYNQQQAREAGIEQATYYGFWSSQMSEYLGGDAEVRVTHGTVLQIWIRPPQAPSVWIKVPLIGQNVSDLSPLTLYLMVIGALSVAGGWWFARQQNRPLRRLQKAAIAVSRGEFPEPLPLKGSSELVEVTNAFNQMSHSMKQLEQDRALLMAGISHDLRTPLTRIRLASEMMVEEDQYLKDGIVNDIEDMDAIISQFIAYIRQDQEASREPGQINKLIQDIAQAEANRDGEIEVVLSDCPETLFQGLAIKRVLSNLVENAFRYGSGWVRISSQFDGKRIGFSVEDNGPGIDESQIPKLFQPFTQGDIARGSVGSGLGLAIIKRIIDRHQGQVTLSNRTEGGLKAQVWLPLE